One window of the Benincasa hispida cultivar B227 chromosome 3, ASM972705v1, whole genome shotgun sequence genome contains the following:
- the LOC120073142 gene encoding dormancy-associated protein 1-like encodes MVLLEKLWDDVVAGPQPDRGLGKLRKISTKPLVLKDLEGEGSKYQRSMSLPASPGTPTTPVTPTTPFTAARKDNVWRSVFNPGRNFATKTIGAEVFDKPQPNSPTVYDWLYSGDTKSQHR; translated from the exons ATGGTTCTGCTTGAGAAGCTTTGGGATGATGTTGTGGCTGGACCTCAGCCTGACCGTGGCCTCGGCAAGCTAAGGAAAATCTCCACCAAGCCCTTAGTCCTTAAAG ATTTGGAAGGAGAGGGAAGCAAATACCAGAGATCGATGTCCCTGCCAGCTAGTCCGGGAACACCCACTACACCGGTGACACCTACGACGCCGTTCACGGCGGCGCGTAAGGACAATGTTTGGAGGAGCGTCTTCAACCCTGGTAGAAACTTTGCAACCAAGACTATCGGTGCCGAAGTCTTCGACAAACCTCAACCCAACTCTCCAACTGTTTACGACTG GCTCTACAGCGGTGACACCAAGAGCCAGCACCGTTAA